One Falsihalocynthiibacter arcticus DNA segment encodes these proteins:
- the fabB gene encoding beta-ketoacyl-ACP synthase I → MRRVVVTGMGIISPIGNSVAEVEASLRAGKSGIIREETYAENGFRSQVAGIPQIDLAESIDKRQLRFMGPGAAYNYLAMEQAIADAGLEPTDVSNERTGLVMGSGGPSTSNFFSAFTTVKEKGAPKRMGPFMVTRCMSSTNSACLATPFKIKGVNYSITSACSTSAHCIGNGVEQIQLGKQDIVFAGGGEEVDWTLSCLFDAMGAMSSKYNDTPTTASRPFDATRDGFVIGGGGGVVVLEELEHAKARGAKIYAEVTGYGATSDGHDMVAPSGEGGERSMKLALGTLEKGRSVDYINAHGTSTPAGDVTEVNAVRRVFGEGSTPPMASTKSLTGHSLGATGVHEAIYSLIMQQKGFIAASANITELDPAINEGEIVQTLRENVEIDTFLSNSFGFGGTNATLVMSKYHG, encoded by the coding sequence ATGCGTAGAGTCGTTGTCACAGGGATGGGCATTATTTCCCCCATCGGAAATTCTGTTGCTGAAGTTGAAGCCTCCCTTCGGGCGGGCAAATCGGGTATTATTCGCGAAGAAACCTATGCCGAAAATGGCTTTCGCAGCCAAGTTGCTGGTATTCCGCAAATTGACCTCGCTGAATCCATCGACAAACGCCAGTTGCGGTTTATGGGACCGGGTGCGGCCTATAACTACCTCGCGATGGAACAAGCAATCGCCGACGCGGGCCTAGAGCCAACCGACGTTTCTAACGAGCGCACAGGCCTTGTTATGGGCTCTGGCGGTCCGTCCACGTCAAACTTCTTCTCGGCCTTCACGACCGTCAAAGAAAAAGGCGCGCCCAAACGTATGGGGCCCTTCATGGTCACCCGCTGCATGAGTTCGACCAACTCTGCCTGCCTTGCGACTCCGTTTAAAATCAAGGGCGTGAACTACTCCATTACGTCCGCCTGCTCCACATCTGCGCATTGTATCGGCAACGGCGTTGAGCAAATCCAACTTGGCAAACAAGACATCGTCTTTGCAGGTGGTGGCGAAGAGGTCGACTGGACTTTGAGCTGTCTGTTTGACGCGATGGGCGCCATGTCGAGCAAATATAACGACACGCCGACAACCGCGAGTCGTCCCTTCGACGCAACCCGCGACGGTTTTGTCATCGGCGGCGGCGGTGGTGTTGTTGTCCTCGAGGAGCTTGAGCACGCCAAAGCCCGCGGCGCGAAAATCTACGCAGAAGTCACAGGTTATGGCGCAACATCCGACGGCCACGACATGGTGGCTCCGTCTGGTGAAGGCGGCGAACGTTCAATGAAACTGGCGCTCGGCACCCTCGAGAAGGGCCGCTCCGTGGATTACATCAACGCGCACGGCACCTCCACACCAGCGGGCGACGTGACCGAAGTAAACGCGGTGCGCCGCGTATTTGGCGAGGGTTCCACCCCACCAATGGCCTCAACCAAATCACTCACCGGTCACTCACTCGGCGCAACCGGCGTGCATGAGGCAATCTACTCGCTCATCATGCAACAAAAGGGTTTCATCGCGGCTTCGGCAAACATCACCGAACTTGATCCCGCAATCAACGAGGGCGAAATCGTCCAAACTCTGCGCGAGAACGTCGAAATTGATACCTTCCTTTCCAACAGCTTTGGATTTGGGGGCACAAACGCCACCCTCGTCATGAGCAAATACCACGGGTAA
- a CDS encoding enoyl-ACP reductase FabI — protein MANLMNGKRGLVMGVANERSIAWGIAKALSEEGAELAFTYQGEAFGKRVLPLAQTLGSDFMVDVDVTDDASLDSAFAELEAKWGKIDFIVHAIAFSDKNELTGRFVNTSRENFKKTLDISCYSLIEVARRAAPLMTDGGTILTLTYQGSNRVTPFYNVMGVAKAALEAAVRYLANDLGPDGIRVNAISPGPMKTLAGAAIGGARATFRQTEANAPMRANATLESIGATAVYLASDGGACTTGEIIRVDGGYHVLGMPQPDNL, from the coding sequence ATGGCGAATTTGATGAACGGAAAACGTGGCCTCGTCATGGGGGTCGCCAACGAACGGTCGATTGCTTGGGGCATTGCAAAAGCTTTGTCCGAAGAAGGTGCGGAACTGGCTTTCACCTATCAAGGTGAAGCTTTCGGCAAGCGGGTACTTCCCCTCGCCCAAACCCTCGGCAGCGACTTCATGGTGGATGTTGATGTAACCGACGATGCCTCGCTTGATAGCGCCTTTGCCGAACTCGAAGCAAAATGGGGCAAGATCGATTTCATCGTCCACGCCATCGCCTTCTCGGATAAAAACGAGCTGACGGGACGTTTCGTAAATACCAGCCGCGAGAACTTCAAAAAGACTCTCGACATCAGCTGTTATTCCCTCATCGAAGTGGCCCGTCGCGCCGCTCCTTTGATGACGGACGGCGGCACGATCCTGACCCTGACCTACCAAGGCTCAAACCGCGTCACGCCGTTCTACAATGTCATGGGTGTCGCGAAAGCCGCGCTCGAAGCAGCAGTGCGGTATTTAGCCAACGACCTTGGCCCCGACGGAATTCGCGTCAACGCGATTTCACCCGGTCCAATGAAAACGCTCGCGGGTGCCGCCATTGGCGGCGCGCGCGCGACCTTCCGTCAAACCGAAGCCAACGCCCCAATGCGCGCGAATGCAACTTTGGAGTCCATCGGCGCGACGGCGGTCTATCTGGCATCTGATGGGGGCGCCTGCACAACGGGCGAAATCATTCGGGTCGATGGTGGCTACCATGTGCTCGGCATGCCGCAGCCAGATAATCTTTAA
- a CDS encoding ABC transporter permease, whose product MIPTIKQSRAFSITYGAYVALFFIYLSLPLVVVSVFAFNDSLFPSLPWKGFTLDWFFGTELPNRGVFYESSILTSIGTSAFVAVCVSVLSVFVGTCNAFLFNRYEFRFKSALYILMLLPLVIPGIVLGISILVFSSTLANGIEDNLGMDIEALRPGLALVILGQFSFITTIATLVISARLKKFDHSLEEAALSLGAARMTAVRTITLPYLRPAILGALLVASLMSFENFNTTLMLVGSDSPLTITMFDRLREGSTPVLNAVSLLLMLGSSLLALTMIAFQRKP is encoded by the coding sequence ATGATACCAACAATCAAACAATCCCGCGCATTTTCGATCACCTATGGCGCTTATGTTGCGTTGTTCTTCATCTATCTTTCGCTGCCGCTTGTGGTCGTATCCGTTTTTGCCTTCAACGACAGCTTGTTTCCGTCGTTGCCGTGGAAGGGGTTCACGTTGGACTGGTTCTTCGGAACTGAATTGCCCAACCGTGGCGTTTTTTATGAAAGCAGTATCCTGACGTCCATCGGCACGTCCGCCTTTGTCGCGGTTTGCGTTTCGGTTTTGTCGGTTTTCGTTGGCACGTGTAATGCGTTCCTTTTTAACCGCTATGAGTTTCGCTTCAAAAGCGCTCTCTATATCTTGATGCTTTTACCACTGGTGATACCCGGGATTGTCTTGGGTATCTCGATTCTGGTGTTTTCATCAACTTTGGCGAACGGAATTGAAGACAACTTGGGTATGGACATTGAGGCGTTGCGGCCTGGTCTTGCTTTGGTGATCCTCGGCCAGTTTTCCTTTATTACAACGATCGCGACGCTTGTCATTTCGGCGCGACTCAAGAAGTTTGACCACAGCCTTGAGGAGGCAGCACTTAGTCTCGGCGCTGCACGGATGACAGCGGTCAGAACGATTACTTTGCCTTATTTGCGCCCCGCAATCTTGGGAGCGCTCCTCGTTGCATCCTTGATGAGTTTTGAAAACTTCAACACGACTCTGATGCTCGTCGGCTCGGACTCGCCATTGACCATCACCATGTTTGACCGCCTCAGGGAGGGGTCTACGCCCGTCCTAAACGCGGTTTCGTTGCTGCTCATGCTGGGATCTTCTCTGCTTGCCCTCACAATGATTGCCTTTCAGCGCAAACCCTAG
- a CDS encoding threonine ammonia-lyase yields MNFDRIQAAAIRLNGRARLTPLLSSPFLDKIAGRQVWVKAECLQHTGSFKFRGGWAAVSALSDEEKSRGILAYSSGNHAQGVAYAAQKHGVAATILMPSDAPEIKIQNTRALGAEVILYDRSTQDRDALGETLKREKNLSLIKPFDDPEVIAGQGTVGLEIAQQAQVEGILEADVLVCCGGGGLTSGVALALERTAPHFTVRPVEPEGFDDVARSLETGVHQTNKAASGSICDAILTPSPGQITFPILKRLCGSGIVVTELEVLQAMALAFQRLRIVIEPGGAVSLAAALFHGNELSGAHVICVATGGNTDPATFKAALQTLD; encoded by the coding sequence GTGAACTTTGACCGAATCCAAGCCGCCGCAATCCGTCTAAACGGGCGCGCGCGCCTCACTCCGCTCCTATCTTCGCCCTTTCTGGATAAGATCGCTGGACGACAGGTTTGGGTGAAAGCAGAATGTCTCCAGCACACGGGTTCTTTTAAATTCCGAGGTGGCTGGGCAGCAGTTTCCGCCTTGAGTGACGAGGAGAAATCGCGCGGTATTTTGGCCTACTCTAGCGGCAACCATGCCCAAGGCGTCGCATATGCTGCGCAAAAACATGGCGTTGCTGCGACTATTTTAATGCCTTCGGATGCGCCCGAAATCAAAATTCAAAACACACGGGCGTTAGGAGCCGAAGTCATATTATATGACCGTTCCACCCAAGACCGCGACGCCCTAGGTGAGACGCTCAAACGCGAGAAAAACCTGTCGCTCATCAAGCCATTCGATGATCCCGAGGTTATCGCAGGCCAAGGGACTGTCGGGCTTGAAATCGCACAACAGGCGCAGGTTGAGGGCATTCTGGAGGCTGATGTTTTGGTCTGTTGCGGCGGCGGTGGTTTGACTTCAGGTGTGGCCCTCGCCCTTGAAAGAACCGCACCTCATTTCACCGTTAGACCTGTGGAGCCAGAGGGGTTCGACGACGTGGCCCGCTCTTTGGAAACTGGTGTGCATCAGACGAACAAAGCAGCGTCAGGCTCAATCTGCGACGCAATCTTAACTCCGTCTCCTGGTCAAATCACGTTTCCAATTCTCAAACGGCTTTGCGGGTCGGGCATTGTTGTTACCGAACTAGAAGTTTTACAGGCGATGGCACTAGCCTTTCAGCGCCTTCGTATTGTCATTGAACCAGGTGGCGCGGTATCGCTTGCGGCGGCGCTTTTCCATGGAAACGAGCTTTCAGGCGCGCATGTCATTTGCGTCGCAACTGGCGGAAACACCGACCCCGCGACTTTCAAAGCTGCCCTCCAAACGCTAGATTGA
- a CDS encoding ABC transporter permease: MGARAKLGFILLASPLLLWLSLLIIIPHIDMFILSLQEKVGVRQYETGPANYLTFFTEPLYIRTFLRTAFMSIFATILTLFIAFPVSYYIAKIARGRLQSVLFLMCLVPFWVSELVRTFGWMILLRETGIFSQFLQWSGIVDGPVEFLYNDAAMMVGLVYTSMLFMVVPLVTTLESLDDSMIEAGYDLGGNGLTVLREIIIPHAVPGIVSGSIVVFMLSLGNYLTPIMLGGKDSLWFTEMIYDQFIVRFNWELGAAFGFLLLGLSSLIVWGALKLSGQTLEKTMG; encoded by the coding sequence ATGGGGGCCCGCGCGAAACTTGGATTTATCCTTCTGGCAAGCCCGCTTTTGCTTTGGCTTTCCCTTTTGATCATCATCCCGCATATCGATATGTTTATCTTGTCGCTGCAGGAAAAAGTGGGCGTTCGGCAATATGAAACGGGTCCCGCCAACTACCTGACTTTCTTCACAGAGCCCCTTTATATCCGCACTTTTTTGCGTACCGCGTTCATGTCAATTTTCGCGACAATCCTAACTTTGTTCATCGCCTTTCCGGTGTCCTATTACATCGCGAAAATCGCGCGAGGACGCCTTCAATCGGTTTTGTTTCTCATGTGTCTTGTGCCGTTCTGGGTCTCGGAATTGGTGCGGACTTTTGGCTGGATGATCCTGCTGCGGGAAACGGGGATTTTCTCTCAATTCTTGCAATGGTCGGGGATTGTCGACGGCCCTGTTGAGTTTCTTTATAACGATGCGGCCATGATGGTCGGGCTGGTTTATACATCGATGCTGTTCATGGTTGTACCGCTTGTGACAACCCTTGAGAGCCTCGACGACAGCATGATCGAAGCGGGATACGACCTTGGCGGCAATGGCTTAACTGTTCTGCGTGAAATCATCATTCCCCACGCTGTACCCGGTATTGTTTCGGGTTCAATTGTTGTCTTTATGCTATCGCTGGGCAATTATCTCACCCCGATTATGTTGGGTGGCAAGGACAGTCTTTGGTTCACGGAAATGATCTATGATCAGTTCATTGTACGATTTAATTGGGAACTTGGGGCGGCCTTTGGCTTCCTGCTTCTTGGCCTGTCTTCGCTCATAGTTTGGGGCGCACTCAAGCTTTCTGGTCAAACACTCGAAAAGACGATGGGGTAG
- a CDS encoding alpha/beta fold hydrolase — protein MNHTYKSVDGLTLNYMDQGTGLPVICLPGLTRNAQDFDYLVPHFPNIRIIRPDYRGRGKSDWADPATYTVPVEAGDILALMDHLDLEKAALLGTSRGGLIAMGLARAAKNRLLGVCLNDIGPVIEQTGLEDISAYLGRPPTQKNYDAAATAKAGFLTGFRNVPMTRWLEEVRNQYEQTDDGLSLRYDPRLRETVLATFAAQAPDLWPYFDALDGLPTALLRGETSDLLSRETANEMSKRRPDMLFTQVADRGHIPFLDEPESLELIRSWLGKMQ, from the coding sequence ATGAATCACACCTACAAAAGCGTTGATGGCCTCACGCTAAATTATATGGACCAAGGTACTGGTCTTCCCGTCATCTGCCTGCCTGGCCTGACAAGAAATGCACAAGATTTCGACTATCTGGTTCCGCATTTCCCGAACATTCGCATCATTCGCCCTGACTATCGTGGTCGGGGGAAATCTGATTGGGCCGATCCGGCCACATACACGGTTCCCGTCGAGGCAGGGGATATTCTGGCCTTGATGGACCACCTTGATCTCGAGAAAGCAGCGCTTTTAGGGACCTCCAGAGGGGGCCTCATCGCAATGGGTCTTGCCCGTGCTGCCAAGAACCGCTTGCTTGGGGTTTGCCTGAACGACATCGGCCCCGTGATTGAACAGACAGGCCTAGAGGATATCTCTGCGTATTTGGGGCGACCTCCAACACAGAAGAATTACGACGCCGCAGCCACGGCAAAAGCAGGTTTTCTAACGGGGTTTCGCAATGTTCCGATGACGCGGTGGCTTGAGGAAGTGCGGAACCAATATGAACAAACGGACGACGGCCTTTCGCTTCGATATGATCCCCGATTGAGGGAAACGGTTCTTGCCACCTTTGCGGCCCAAGCCCCTGATCTGTGGCCCTATTTCGACGCGCTAGACGGGCTTCCCACAGCTTTACTGCGCGGCGAAACTTCCGACTTACTGTCGCGCGAAACCGCTAATGAAATGTCAAAACGGCGCCCCGATATGCTGTTCACACAGGTCGCAGATCGAGGTCATATTCCATTCCTAGATGAGCCTGAGAGCTTGGAATTGATCCGTTCGTGGTTGGGAAAAATGCAGTGA
- the irr gene encoding Fur family transcriptional regulator Irr, whose protein sequence is METAAPLLTPDSKEISSLWLSCAGLRPTRQRLSLAELLVGDGNDRHVTAESLYESASEAGEKVSLATVYNTLKAFCEAGLLREIIVDGSKSYFDTNMSDHPHFFWEDEAILTDAPKEQLVLAQIPDAPAGAEISKVDVVIRLRRK, encoded by the coding sequence ATGGAAACCGCGGCACCTCTTCTTACACCAGACTCAAAAGAGATTAGTTCTTTGTGGCTGTCCTGTGCTGGCTTGCGTCCAACGCGCCAGCGCCTGTCCTTGGCGGAACTGTTGGTCGGCGACGGCAATGATCGCCATGTAACCGCAGAGAGCCTGTATGAATCCGCGAGTGAGGCGGGCGAAAAAGTGTCTCTTGCGACGGTTTATAATACGCTGAAAGCGTTTTGCGAAGCGGGGCTGTTACGCGAAATCATCGTGGATGGTTCAAAAAGCTATTTTGACACCAACATGAGCGATCACCCGCATTTTTTCTGGGAAGATGAAGCAATTTTGACGGATGCCCCAAAAGAGCAACTGGTTTTGGCGCAGATTCCCGATGCGCCAGCGGGGGCCGAAATCTCCAAAGTTGATGTGGTTATTCGGTTGCGCAGAAAATAG
- the miaB gene encoding tRNA (N6-isopentenyl adenosine(37)-C2)-methylthiotransferase MiaB, producing MSVPKKLFIKTYGCQMNVYDSERMAESLSGAGYETTDDAASADMIMLNTCHIREKAAEKVYSELGRLKVHKENNPNLKIAVAGCVAQAEGEEIVRRQPAVDLVVGPQSYHRLPEMEALIRQGKRALDTDFPEEDKFEKLPNRPKAARGPTAFLTVQEGCDKFCAFCVVPYTRGAEVSRPVDRILTEARDLVERGVREITLLGQNVNAYHGIGPDGDTTLDKLIWALNDVDGLERIRFTTSHPNDMTDALIAAHGECEKLMPYLHLPVQSGSDKILKRMNRNHTAESYLKVIERIRAARPDILLSGDFIVGFPEETEADFEATMELVRQVRYGQAYSFKYSSRPGTPAAERPLVDVAEANERLQRLQALLSTQQYAIQDEMVGRDVSVLFEREGRMEGQMVGKSEYLHAVHVTAPNAKRGDIARVRIINTERNSLGGKLLD from the coding sequence ATGTCCGTTCCTAAGAAGCTGTTTATCAAAACATATGGTTGCCAGATGAACGTCTATGACAGTGAGCGCATGGCGGAAAGCCTGAGTGGCGCGGGCTATGAGACGACCGATGATGCGGCCTCCGCCGATATGATCATGCTCAACACCTGTCACATTCGCGAAAAAGCCGCCGAGAAGGTCTATTCGGAACTTGGGCGCTTGAAGGTTCATAAGGAAAACAATCCGAACCTCAAAATTGCTGTTGCTGGATGTGTGGCGCAGGCCGAGGGCGAAGAAATCGTGCGCCGTCAGCCAGCGGTTGACCTCGTTGTCGGGCCGCAAAGCTATCACCGCCTGCCCGAAATGGAGGCGCTTATTCGTCAGGGCAAACGCGCGCTTGATACGGATTTTCCCGAAGAAGATAAGTTCGAGAAACTGCCTAATCGCCCCAAAGCGGCACGTGGTCCTACGGCGTTTTTGACCGTCCAAGAGGGCTGTGACAAGTTCTGCGCATTTTGCGTAGTGCCTTATACACGCGGCGCAGAAGTGAGCCGCCCTGTGGATCGTATCCTGACGGAAGCGCGTGATTTGGTCGAACGTGGGGTGCGTGAAATCACCCTATTGGGGCAAAATGTGAATGCATATCATGGCATTGGGCCGGATGGTGACACGACGCTCGATAAGCTGATTTGGGCGTTGAACGATGTCGACGGATTGGAGCGCATTCGCTTTACTACGAGCCACCCAAACGACATGACGGATGCCCTGATTGCCGCCCACGGCGAATGCGAAAAACTGATGCCGTATCTGCATCTTCCTGTGCAAAGTGGCAGTGACAAAATCCTCAAACGGATGAACCGCAATCATACCGCCGAGAGTTACCTTAAGGTGATCGAACGCATTCGGGCGGCGCGTCCGGATATCTTGTTGTCGGGTGATTTTATCGTGGGCTTCCCTGAGGAGACCGAAGCCGATTTTGAGGCGACGATGGAGCTTGTACGGCAGGTGCGTTACGGCCAAGCCTATTCGTTCAAATACTCCTCGCGGCCCGGAACACCGGCGGCGGAACGGCCCCTTGTTGATGTCGCTGAAGCCAATGAACGTTTGCAACGTTTGCAAGCGTTGTTGAGTACGCAACAATACGCGATTCAGGATGAAATGGTCGGACGGGACGTCAGCGTTTTGTTTGAACGGGAAGGGCGTATGGAGGGGCAAATGGTTGGAAAATCCGAGTATTTGCATGCCGTTCACGTCACCGCGCCAAATGCCAAACGCGGCGATATCGCGCGGGTGAGAATCATCAATACAGAGCGCAACTCCCTTGGCGGAAAATTACTCGACTAG
- a CDS encoding alpha/beta fold hydrolase — translation MANLSTPPRSTLHSEFGNPDGSPVVFIHGLGMERSVWLDAINALNSRQDCRIITYDLSGHGASDAPSGRGSMGALIRDAEQLMEGLMLRDAVVVGVGLGGMIAQGLAVKRLDLVRGLVLLNSAAKLGTKAHWDAQIVLLKHGGIPKISQSLWEGWLSKQARTTTTYASWRHMLDSTSLAGYIAGVEALSGTDFYTPISGLSLPTLGISAYNDLLFPPDLMRETVDIIKGSEFQIMPRAGHLAMVEAPEDLAARLDTFLMRIGHRVTVLN, via the coding sequence ATGGCGAACCTATCGACTCCTCCCCGATCAACGCTTCATTCCGAATTCGGAAATCCCGATGGCTCGCCCGTCGTGTTCATCCATGGGCTGGGAATGGAGCGGAGCGTCTGGCTGGACGCCATAAACGCCTTAAACAGTCGACAGGATTGCCGCATCATCACTTATGATCTGAGCGGGCATGGGGCAAGTGATGCCCCCAGTGGCCGTGGCTCCATGGGTGCGCTCATTCGCGACGCGGAGCAGCTCATGGAGGGGCTAATGCTGCGCGATGCCGTGGTCGTTGGGGTTGGTTTGGGTGGTATGATTGCCCAAGGCTTGGCAGTCAAACGGCTAGACCTCGTGCGTGGCCTTGTCCTTCTAAACTCTGCCGCCAAACTCGGTACCAAAGCCCATTGGGATGCCCAGATTGTTCTCTTAAAACATGGAGGTATACCCAAAATCAGCCAGTCCCTGTGGGAAGGTTGGCTTAGCAAACAGGCTCGCACAACAACCACATATGCGTCGTGGCGGCACATGCTCGATTCCACTAGCCTTGCAGGCTACATCGCAGGAGTCGAAGCGCTTTCTGGTACCGATTTCTATACGCCGATATCCGGCTTAAGCCTGCCGACCCTCGGTATTTCCGCCTATAACGACTTACTTTTCCCGCCAGACCTCATGCGGGAAACGGTGGATATCATTAAGGGCTCAGAGTTCCAAATCATGCCACGTGCTGGGCACCTCGCTATGGTCGAAGCCCCTGAGGATTTAGCTGCACGATTGGACACTTTCCTGATGCGCATCGGGCACCGCGTCACTGTTTTGAACTAG
- the fabA gene encoding bifunctional 3-hydroxydecanoyl-ACP dehydratase/trans-2-decenoyl-ACP isomerase → MANFPSSFDKEDLIKCAQGELFGPGNAQLPMPPMLMMDRITDISADGGLHGKGHVVAEFDITPDLWFFECHFPGNPIMPGCLGLDGLWQLTGFNLGWRGMTGQGMALGVGEVKLTGKVTPTRKLLTYKVDFTKVIDRAKIKVALADGVLFADGEQVYEVKNMKVGLAPAE, encoded by the coding sequence ATGGCTAATTTTCCGAGCAGCTTCGACAAAGAAGATCTTATAAAATGCGCACAGGGCGAGCTTTTTGGCCCCGGTAACGCACAATTACCAATGCCGCCAATGTTGATGATGGATCGCATCACAGACATCAGCGCGGACGGCGGGCTTCACGGCAAAGGCCATGTGGTTGCCGAATTCGACATCACACCCGACCTCTGGTTCTTTGAGTGCCACTTCCCCGGCAACCCGATTATGCCCGGATGCCTCGGCCTTGATGGCCTTTGGCAGCTCACAGGCTTCAACCTCGGTTGGCGTGGAATGACAGGCCAAGGCATGGCGCTTGGCGTCGGTGAAGTGAAATTGACGGGCAAAGTGACCCCCACCCGCAAATTGCTCACATATAAAGTTGATTTTACCAAGGTTATCGACCGCGCTAAGATCAAAGTTGCCTTGGCTGACGGCGTTCTCTTTGCCGATGGCGAACAAGTTTACGAAGTTAAAAACATGAAGGTTGGTTTGGCTCCGGCCGAATAA
- a CDS encoding haloacid dehalogenase type II → MTITTCIFDAYGTLFDVAAAAREAAAEPGREDFAKLWPRVASDWRLKQLQYTWLRAVADAHDDFWVVTQNGLDWALENSAIDDPDLRERLLQLYWELSAYPEVPKMLAALKTAGLNTAILSNGSPEMLSGAVTSAGLAELLDDNLSVESVGVFKPHKSVYDLVGKRFGCANEDVLFVSSNGWDAAAATGYGFQTVWVNRANEPMDRLPWTPKNTLSDLKNIPELAKSL, encoded by the coding sequence ATGACCATCACAACTTGCATCTTTGACGCCTACGGAACACTTTTTGACGTGGCTGCCGCTGCGCGCGAGGCCGCAGCAGAGCCCGGTCGCGAAGACTTCGCCAAGCTTTGGCCCAGGGTCGCAAGCGATTGGCGTCTGAAACAGTTGCAATACACATGGTTGCGGGCGGTTGCCGATGCGCATGATGACTTTTGGGTGGTCACCCAGAACGGCCTAGATTGGGCCCTCGAAAACAGCGCCATTGACGATCCAGACCTGCGCGAACGCCTCCTGCAACTCTACTGGGAGCTCTCGGCTTACCCTGAAGTCCCCAAGATGCTTGCCGCCCTCAAGACGGCGGGATTAAACACGGCCATTCTCTCAAACGGGTCTCCCGAAATGCTTTCAGGGGCGGTAACTTCTGCGGGCCTAGCAGAGCTATTAGACGACAACCTATCGGTCGAATCCGTTGGCGTATTTAAGCCCCATAAGTCGGTTTATGACCTTGTCGGGAAGCGGTTTGGTTGCGCGAATGAAGACGTTTTATTTGTGTCTTCAAACGGTTGGGACGCCGCTGCCGCGACTGGATATGGCTTTCAAACTGTTTGGGTGAACCGCGCAAACGAGCCAATGGACCGCCTTCCTTGGACGCCTAAAAACACTCTTTCCGACCTCAAAAACATCCCTGAATTGGCAAAATCGCTATGA
- a CDS encoding FKBP-type peptidyl-prolyl cis-trans isomerase: MKIVEKGDKIALHYTGTLDDGSVFDTSEGRGPLEFTVGSGEVIVGLDKELPGMNVGDKKTIKAVAEEAYGPLQDNARQPVPRDQFPDDVPMEIGTALQMQTPEGGIVMVTIAEVGDDSVVLDANHPLAGKDLTFAIELVSIA, encoded by the coding sequence ATGAAAATAGTTGAAAAGGGCGATAAAATCGCACTTCACTACACGGGTACGCTGGACGACGGGAGTGTTTTTGATACTTCGGAGGGGCGCGGTCCCCTTGAGTTTACGGTCGGAAGTGGCGAGGTGATTGTTGGTCTCGACAAAGAATTGCCCGGTATGAACGTGGGCGACAAAAAGACAATTAAGGCTGTTGCAGAAGAGGCTTATGGCCCCTTGCAAGACAACGCACGCCAACCTGTGCCGCGTGATCAATTCCCTGATGATGTTCCGATGGAAATTGGAACGGCATTGCAAATGCAAACGCCTGAAGGCGGGATTGTCATGGTGACGATTGCAGAAGTTGGTGACGATTCTGTGGTTTTGGATGCGAACCATCCACTGGCCGGTAAGGACCTTACCTTCGCGATTGAACTGGTTTCGATTGCGTAA